From the Rhinolophus ferrumequinum isolate MPI-CBG mRhiFer1 chromosome 4, mRhiFer1_v1.p, whole genome shotgun sequence genome, the window GGTGCAACAGGTTGAGATTTATCCACTTGCAACCAAGAAGTTTGAGACAGCAAAGAGCAAGCATCCGCTTACTTCCAGCTGCTCCTCAGCCACGGTGGCAGAAATGTCTGGCAAGGATAAATCGCTCAACTGTGCTCAGGACGAGTAAGTCACAACACCTGTGAGGATCTGGCTATGTTGTCTTACTTTTGTTGACTGGTTTGCCTCCATTCATTATTGCAGACGCACTTGTGCTTTTACTTGGCGTCACCCCGGCCTTCGGGACCGTTTCTCCAACGTCATGCAAAGATGGTTCTCGGTACATGGCAACTAGACAGGAAGCAGGGCATGAAGAAAGGCGGAAGAGGAAACATTACCTGGTTAGGCTCAAGAATCAGTACATGCACAGACCTCAGCAGTTTGCCCAGTCCTATTTTCCCTGAAGTAAAGCCATCCGGTTGAGAGGGAGTCCTGTTTTAAAGCAGTAATTCCCTGCCCCAAATGGAAGACATTACTTCCTTCACATTCTCTGGTTTATATAACTAAAATATGGACAAGAGTGTGTGCATGGATGTTTGTCTAGGAAAGAAGGTTTAAATGGGAGCTACAGCCTCTTTGTGGGCCGaagatataaaacacacacacacacacacacacacacacacacatacacacagtataGGAGGATGGCAAGCATTTAACCTAATTCTCTTTGTACAGCAAGGAAAACTCAGACTTCCATTCCACTGCACACGAATGTCAACGCATGAACCTCTCATTCCCATTCATCTTTTTCAAGTCTAGGTATTTACACCCTAgatcatgaaattatttttttctcaagtggTTCAAAAGCAACATAGTCTCACTAGCGTGAACTACAAAGCTATCCAAAGCAGTAACAACTCCCTTTCCTTAAGCCAGTGCCTTCTGAAGATCATTGCTTAGATTTCTTTTCCCACGATTGTGGAAAGAGAACCTTAAATAACTGAATGCAACTGTGtggcattttgtatttttatgcctCATTTTCTGagctgttattaaaaatttaataattgatGTCATATAAGGCAGAAGCACAGAATGGCAAGAAGGCAAGTGGGACTGACTTCCTGTAAGCTCTGAGAAATTGTCTAAATAGTATCTCATGACATAATTAATCACAAGGGCTCATGTGgttttttagaaaatgattcaGGAAATCCAGGGAAAGAACATTTAATAGTGACTAATGCTCGGGGAAAACTAGGTGAGTTAAAATCATCTGCCATCAGAAATACCTGCCATTAGAATTAGATCTTCCCAACGTGCTGTTTAGGCTTTTGAAAGCTTATGATACAGCGGGTcctaaaataatgtcatttcattcaaacttgtttcattataatgttgataagaaaaaaaaaatcgattgCCAactggggccactgtctgtgtggagtttgcacctTCTCTCCATGTACATGTGGGTTTCCTCCAGGGACTCCATTtccctcccacatcccaaagattgCACGTGAGGTAAAGTGGTGTTTCTATACTCTCTCAGTctggtgtgggtgtgggtgtgagtgtacCCTGTGACGGAAGGGCATCCTGTCTGAGGTTGGGTCTCACCTTGTGCCCTGAACTACTGGGATAGGTTACTGCCATCCGCAATGCTGAACTGGAATGAGTGGgttagaaaaaaattctcttgTTTGCagttcatctttcttaaatgtatgtatggctcacatttatttcaatgtttaatattagaaatgttttgagtctttatttagaaatttgatAATGTTTTTGTGGCCAGAAATATgatgtaggaacttaactcttgtttagaTCAGTCTATGGTAAAATTAGTTTCGTTAAATGTTTTGCATCATCAACCTAtcgatgatgttaagtgaggacttactgtatttaaTGAAGATAATTTATGCTTAGTTAGAATGAACTACCATATACATTCTCCATGTTCAAGGTGACAGAATTTTACCTTTTGCATCAATGCATTAGTGAGTTTTCATTAGCACACATATTTGAAAGTGCATGTGTACACCagacatatattaaatatatattaaatgacttGGCAAAAGGGATTAATCCATATCCTTGAAGCACTTTCCAAGCTCTCACTCCCACTACTAATTCAATGAGGAGACAATAGCATCACAGCTTTAATTTGATTGTCTAGTATGAAGTTATGTTAGAGATATGAATACCCCAGAGCATCAATAATTAATCAAGCACCTAATTTGTCCTAACATTTCCAATGATATAATTTACGTCCTGTATGGGTCCTCAAAGTTTGAAATTAATCTCCTCTATCAATTACACTATGTGACAACCTCTGCTATTATAATAACTCCTTCACTGTTTTTAAGAGTATTTCTGTCTGCTAAGtatttgaaaatactgtttgTCTCTTcctcatatatacacataacataTACAATATACACAACAGTTCAGTGTGTGATTAAAATACCAAGTAATATTATTATACCACAGCATTAGAGTATCAGATAGTTCCTGCTGAATATACTAAATAGCTGGTTTCCAGATTTTGCTTCAGTTAAGAGACATAAAGGCCCTTTTGGTTTTCATAACATTTATACAGCTAAGagacaagtttttagaaatttaGTCAATTCTTAACTGTCCATATTCAAAACAATAATTAATGTAAAGGAATAAAACAAGGTGACAATAAATAAACCAAGACTTCTTTAGGGCGGCTATTGACTTAAATTTTCACTTGCATTTGAGTATTGGTGAGTCTGATGGTCTCGAAATCCGTTTAAAAGAGTAAGGTCAAAGCACAGAGGTGTTAATTTTGGAAGAACAGAGAAACCTTCTAATTTCTTAtttctacattaatttttcttatgatttatCATATAGAGAGAATAACACTCATATGTCAGACTCTCGagtactttttcctttcctagaTAGACCCTGGTGGTTAATTGTTTGGGTTTCAATGACTTGTTCTAGAGAAAAGTTTAGGTAAGGGTGATAGGAAGTCAATAGCTTTGAAATTATAAAGATGGTATTAATCAACAAGAGTTGTTTTCCAAACTtaggaaaactgaaaactaaattatacatttacagatatttaatatttaactttcaaCATTTCAAATTTACTTATTCCTATATAGAAAATATGGATTATAAAACCAATATGCATTTTCCCTTGATCGTTAAGGCGTTCCTgtaggaataaaaaacaaaaagaaaatcaaagtgtCTAGCTTAAAGTGTTTATTTAGTTATTGTAAATCTGATTTTCtgtgaaaagcaaacaaaagtattttaataaaaaacacttttgaaaagcCTCAATATCAATTTTTTGGTAGTTCTCAAACAAATGTTCCATAGTTAAAAGCAAATGACACTTCTGGCAGAATTCTTAATGAGAAAGATACAGATATTTCTGATGAATTAACAAAAGTTTTTAGCCTGCTCTCTTGTAATCTGGTCACAGTAAATGGCTGTATTGTTTACAGGTGAATATAAAAGAAGGTAATGCCACAactgaatttattaaataattatgcaGTTTGGAAGGCAGCTATGTAAATCAACAAGTTCTTTAAAAGCCAAGGTATCAACTCTTCATTTTCTGTAATTACAATAATTCACTAGTACGTGATTACTTTCAGCTAGATAACACCAAAATGGGCAAATACTTTATTCCATAATACTCAACACTTAATTAGTTTTTCTAATATACCTACTGTTGCAGTCACAGATTTATAATAACATtacaaacttaattttaaaaaaattatttacggGCTAGAGAGGTTGGGGCAGCAAAGGTTTGAAACACAGAAGTGGGTAGATAGGGAATTTTCCTGGCATTTTTCAGATTGatggaatacatatatatatgtacatgaggttgggcaattaagtttgcaaactttccaccatgtaagcggtggaaatatatatatgtattccatTAATttacatacacatgtgtatatatgtacatgatatatgtgtatatatgtgcatacatgtgtacatgatatacatgcatatacatatatacagtaaagTGTACAAATCTTAAATGCACAACTTAAGTAGACAGCTATGCGACCACCATCCAGatcaagataaaaaatatatccaACATTACGTGAGGGTTCCTTGTGGCCATGGTAGAGttattaatgtgaaaaataaacgTGTAATAAATCTAATAAGGGTAATACACACACAACACTTACCTTCCAATGGCTTGGGTAGAAAATGAGCTGCTGGTTTGGTTTTCTTTACTCTGTTTCCTTTCATAACTTGCCCTTCCTTATTCAATCCCAAAAACCAGGCTCTACCAGATTCCTGTTGTCTGTACAGCATAGATGAGTAGATTACATAATAGTTTTCAAAAACAGATTCTTTAAACTTGCATTCAGGGGTAAAAAGTTCCTatagagggaaaaggaagaaaagaaagttaatggAAGGAGTGGAAGCTTCACTGtggtttctcttctttcctgcagAAGATCATCCACTTGATGAGCAAGTCAGCTCTTGGGCAGGGATGCCCAGACCTACTTCTTCCTTCATGCACTGACTGTCTATATACTTTTTTCAATATACAACGTAGAGAGAAGAATCTGTTATTATTGGCAATATATTTATAGGCAAAAGTCGAtgttctttaagaagaaaatagaagacaagaacaaactcaaaaccatttttacttaaacagaaaataaatcaaccGGGGTATAACCAGAAAGAGCACAATAAAGTAGCATCATATATTCacaataaactaaacaaaaataaaatatatatttaagatattccCAGGAGAACTGATAGGATTAATGAAAGTTAAGATTAGTTACTATTTATTTGGTGTCAAAAGAGACAAATATATTATCAATGCATAAATGGGAGTCAGTGGAGTAGAGTGAATATGAACACCATCTGTGGAACCATATCTTCTGGGTTCAACCCTGGCCCCACTTCTTACCAGCTATGTGTCCTTGGggaaattacttaatctctgGCCTTCAGTTTCCTCCCCTCTAAAATGGGTACAAACTCATAGGATAACAGAGTGCCTGGGAGGACTGAGTGAATTAACATGTTATATATTTAGAAGAGAAcatggcatatagtaagcactcaatactACTCTTAAAAATAAACCCCCATGACTTATAGTCTAAAATTCACCCTGTGTCAGTTATATCAATTCTATCAACTCACTTCTCTCAATATTTTGGCAAACCACAACTTAGCTAAATATTTAGTCAATGAGCACAACTATAAACCAAATATTGGGCTCAGCATCCGGTACACCAAAAGGAACATATACAAAATGAACAAGATTCTTCACTGGAagaattttgttaaaattcttgtccttaaaaaaaaaaaaaaaaatgacagtacaACATAGTATTTGCTGGGGCAGATTTCCCTTCCAAACACTAGAGTGATTATAGGTAGAATAAGTGGTATTGCTAAGGACACATGGTGGGAAATGCCATGATATATTTGGAGAACTACCATTAGTCCATCACGGAGACTTTGTGGAGGCAAAGTGGATAGGAAGGAGGGTTGGAGAAATGTGATAAGGGGTCTTGCACACTCTTATAAAAAGATTAGACTTCTTATAAGCAAGAGGTAGACATGTAGGGTTCTTATATAAACAAGAGAATAATGattagtattttataaatgtaaatctGTTGTCAATGTAGAGGATGGTTTTGAGAagttagtatatatatatatatatatatatatatatatatatatattacttacaTACAGATGTGTTGAAGCTCGATCTCTTGCAAAATGCACTTGAAAATTGTAgaacatgtgtatgtgtgtgctcaCTTTAGTAATTAATATTACAATAATCCATAATGCACAAAGGAGAGAAATACCACCAGAATTATAACACATTATTAAATTGAGTTCCGAACTTCCCGGTAGCCAAGATGAAAAGAGAACGGCTacatgttataaaaattattgaagagaGAAAATCTTCTTTTTCTTGGCACTAACTTCCAGAAGGCATTTTCTTGCAAGGAAAAAGTGACCCTGACCAACAGAAACAAAATGCTCTTGACAGTAATTATACAATTAACAAAGTCATATTTTGTGTTTGAGTCCTATTATATGCTCTAGGGTGTTAGATGGGGTGAAAAATCCCATAGGTAGgacataaaataattatcattaatGAGGTCCCCAAAGATCATGCACACAGCAGGAGCCAGAAACTCAAATCCCTACACTGACCAAGCAGATCAGATAGAAGAGTGAAGCAAGCTGGTGTAATCACAGTACTGTTATGAGGATAAATGTCCCCTTACTCAGGCTCAGGgctaaagagacagagaaaatagtTGAAAGGATGGTAAAAGGAGCAGCTGTTCCATACATGGTTctcatgtgaaaataaaaatcttagatCTTTAGTAgatctgatttttcaaaaggagtaaaaaatccagatttctagaTAATAGTTCCTTTCAATGGTGGCAAgtatttcttagttttgttttgtttttttctcaacatAGCATGGACTTAGGGGGCTGAGATGGGGCCCTGGTGAGCCTCAAGTTTGAGACCTCCAATGTAGAGTGGCaagagaaatactaaaggaagaaGGAATCCCTGGTGGCTTATCAACTCGGCCCTAACCTAATTTACAGTTTTACACATTTGAGTAATATGATGATTGTGCCAGTGAAACACTCTAAAACAGGGAGCGGTAATATGAGAATGCTTATTTAAATTTAAGCTTAAATAAAAACTCTTTGACTCTgccaaaaagaaatagataaggAGTTTGGTGTGTCTTTTTCTCATCTTGCCTGGCTATATTTAGAACCAccaaaatacaacaacaaaatcaacaacAGTTGAGTTCCAGCAGAAGcttaaatattaatttgcatCCTTGCCAAACTAAATCATGGAACCATAGAATAGGAAAACACtacaattaaacaaaaatttcatcttttatgttGTGGTTGTTTCTGAAATGAAAGCACCATCTGTGGTGTACTTACTATCTTAACAGAAGCAGCAGGATTCCTCTTCTAAGGGAATTGTCTTTGTTTGGGAAAATACTCTGATGAGGCATTTGCATGTACACAGTTAAGCTTCCAGGTTCAGGATGAAAGGAGAGGGTGGAGGGAAGACAGGGCCCAAATTCCATAATTCATAACCAATGAGTTAGCCATAGACCCAGACAATTCAGCATAACTATAACCTAAGAACTAAAAGTGATCTTGAGAATCTTATCTTAGTGATTGGCAAACTACACCTATAGGTCAAATACAGCTGCTGCCTGTTTTTGGCTACAAATTCCAAAAGTGACTTGTTGAAACAGATTGAAGGCCTGCAAACCCTAAAATGGTTACTGTTATGATCCTTTGACAAAAATTTTTGCCAACTGTGATGTAAGGTAAATTTTGAGGGCTTTCCAAAAAGGGTAATTTGGGGAGGGATTGCTAATCTAATTTCAAAATTCCTAAGGAGCTGAGTATTCCTCAAATAAACTTTGTACTTATTTTCatgtatatagatgtatatgaTTTGAATCAGAATTTTCATCAGTTTCACTCCTGGAAAAGCCTTTACTGTGTGTTATGAGCCTGGGCTTCTGTAAGAATATGCAAGTAGAATCTCATAAATGCCATTTTTGTAGTTACTGCATCATCTTTCACATTATCTacgacaaaataaaaattaagttttccaAGCACCTAAGCCAGCATCACCACCACTGTTTCAAAGTGAAAACATAAACACAGGCATTTTAGACACATTtacaacatttattaaaatacaaggtAATTCtaaaataggttaaaaatagagaaatattagACCTATAGTAGCAAATAGCAGTAATTCCACAATATGTAATAGCTATTAATGTTCTATTAACTTCTATAATTCAGTCATCAAAAAATTCAGTCCCCTTTCATCAACAGACTAGTAATAACTCTGACCCTGGACTTCCAATGAGTATTTCTCCTGAGGCTTAAACTGAGAAAAGGAGGCGGACTCAAATTACAAGTTCTTGTTTGGAGAATAATAACAAAGCACAAAGGTTTCTTACAAATATCAAATAAGATAACAGAGATGTGAAATGATTTGCAGACTATAAATTGAGTTGCAAACTATAGCTAGATTTATAAactataaattgaataaaaaagtgAAGCTCAAATGCTAATTGTTATTACAACCAGGATAgtagctatttattttttaacaagttcAACTTAATTAGACATACCTTTAGGTGGGAATCCCAATGATCCATTTAACCCGTTTTCTcagttatattttccttttctactttttggAGATGTAGTCTACTAGAGTTTATCCTGCAGTCAGCAGAGATTTATCCCATTTTCCCTCATCTTTTATACTTTTACAAATCAATTATATTCTTTAATGATATTGTTCTGACACTActcaattccttaaaaaaaaagtgcagagcattcctttttataataatttttcaaaatttttcaattacagttgacataccgtgtttccctgaaaaataagacctaaccagaaaataagccctagcatgacttttcaggatgacatcccctgaacataagccctaatgcgtcttttggagctaaaaattaatataagacccggtcttattttcagggaaacatggtataatattatattagtttcaggtgtacaaacatggtacaatattatattagtttcaggtgtacaacatagtgattcttAAGATTACATATAAAGGAACCAATATTCTgacatttcagaatattttatagttataaaCTTTGAAACAAATAGGATTTGTACTTAACACTCAGCAGCTGAAAATTTAGTTGATGAATGCATTTTACTTATCTGAAATTCTATATAATCAAACATTTACAATATTGGGCTGTAATGTCCACAGGGAGAAGAATAGCAAattgtttgtgtttatatttcaaagtaaagtgtaattatatatgtgtttaaGAGATGACTTTTATTTAATTACAGGACCCAgtgatttttaagtatatttccACCAACAAAACGGTTTCTACAGTACTTCTATTTATAGGGTCAGAAGCTGTTACTTCAGTAGTTTGccagggaaataaaattttttatgaaggcctttttttgttttttgcaagtAAAGATATTATTTAGCATTTAGAAATGTTACATaagtataaacaaataaataaatatacacataatatcttcagacattcattattttagatattaaatatattttaatttattatatcatatttaatatctattttctttttatgacttaTTGGCATGGTTTAAAAAACTGTGGCAAGAATATTATTTATGATGAcggaatattaaataattaatttattttatgtatttaatataaagacgtatttttacatattttaatacataccacatgtacacacatatacaaaatctttaaatatacataatttactCAGAGACCAATACCCACTTCTTTACCTGGGTCACTTGTTAGAGATGCAGAATtccaggccccatcccagaactactgaatgAGAATTGGCATATCACCCTAGGTGATATGTATGCACATTAGAACTTGGGAAGCATTGGCACATGATCCTGTTACCTGTTACCAtacagaagaaattaataaatgatcacaaaatttgaggaaatataaattaaaatggcaTTATCCATAAGCTTGTCAGCATTTCTTAACAGTTGTATAAAATTTACTAAagtaagaaaatggaaacaaataaaaatatgaagtatttaGAGCACATCTTTgagtaagaaattttaaaattataaataaaaacacgTGCCAACTGACTCTATAATGCTAAATCTGTTTTCTCTAGAATATAGACATGTATaaattcctaaaataataatGCTTGGAACATGAACAAATGGCATCTGTGCTATAAATATTAGCAAGAAATATCATAAAACAAATATGCTTAAAGTATTGATACAACTATCTACCATCTCACACATTCTTCAGTGCTCAATGGTGAATgactcaaaataataataataataataataataacaataataataataataatgataataataataactatagcTAAAACACTGTGCATACTTCTgtagcaggcactgttctaaggacTTTGCATAATCAATTAATTTATTCCTCGTTAGAATCCTATGAGGTTGGTACTATTATATATTATCCCcattatagaaatgaagaaacagcaCACACaagtttagtaacttgcccaagtacatttattttcatcaagATAAGTATATTTAACTATTTCTACTCATTTCtcatatttcttatattattCAATTGAAAACACTAGTTTTTTGATACATGGTCAATTGTAAAAGTAGCCCAAACTCTTCACCCACCCCTGTATCAATGCCGTTTAGCACGTTATTTGATGTGTCTTCCCACTAAGAGTAACAGGGAGAAAGTAGAGTCTTGACAGGAACTTGTGCAATTGATTTTGCCCATCTCTGCCCCCTCCGCTGCCATGACAGCATGCCTGGGTTACCCTGCTGGAGAAGAGACAGGTGGCACAGAGCCAAGATGCCCCAATCCCAGACGTGATCAAATCCTGCCGAGATCTACAGAGCCAGTGCTGCCTAGCCGAGCTCCACGTGGCCCCAGATGtataaacaatacacatttacAATTATATGCCACATCAGCTTTTGTGGTTGCTTGTTACATGGTATCAATAAAGCAATTGAGAACTGACAGAGATAATTACTAACTCAACTGAATTACTCATTcaactaaaacacagaaaatatgtaCCTTATACAGTTTCTCTTTCCCTAAATCTATACCTAcatatggaagaaaatagaaatggaaaaacaggaataaatggTATGTGCTATCATAGTGATATAGGTGATACAACTCTTAGAATACAATTAAGGGGGGcatatatattcttaaaagtgttttagaagaaagaaacaagaaaacatatgG encodes:
- the FGF14 gene encoding fibroblast growth factor 14 isoform X3 yields the protein MWFLWNIFSKGTHMLQCLCGKSLKKNKNPTDPQLKGIVTRLYCRQGYYLQMHPDGALDGTKDDSTNSTLFNLIPVGLRVVAIQGVKTGLYIAMNGEGYLYPSELFTPECKFKESVFENYYVIYSSMLYRQQESGRAWFLGLNKEGQVMKGNRVKKTKPAAHFLPKPLEVAMYREPSLHDVGETVPKAGVTPSKSTSASAIMNGGKPVNKSKTT
- the FGF14 gene encoding fibroblast growth factor 14 isoform X4; translation: MHPDGALDGTKDDSTNSTLFNLIPVGLRVVAIQGVKTGLYIAMNGEGYLYPSELFTPECKFKESVFENYYVIYSSMLYRQQESGRAWFLGLNKEGQVMKGNRVKKTKPAAHFLPKPLEVAMYREPSLHDVGETVPKAGVTPSKSTSASAIMNGGKPVNKSKTT